The sequence ACAATAGACCCATACGTTATGTGAAAACGGTAGCCTTTTCATAATCTACCACGCTTTCGCAAGCACGCACACAGTAATCCAAATAGGCCTACATGCAAGATATGCAAAAATAcataagttaatattaagtgacgtATATTTAAGGAACACTGTTatctgattttgctgtatttcgttaatgaatatatttctgtcaggaccactgtCGTCAAAGATAACTTATAATTAGCATTCATTTTAGGCTGGGGGTATGGTTCAGTTCTGGGCAACAGATTGCCTAGATAGGAGCAGGGAGAGCATACCCCCCttgggtaaacagaacagaaccaaaatTATTGATTAATGATAGCAGATATCATTACTGTTCtaagtgattattttatatatcagcaTAATTCAGTGGTCTGACTCAAGAAGAAATATCCAATGCCATGTCCTGACTGGACGagaggaggagttggggatggaggtgGGTGATTAGCTCTTGAGCAAAGCAATAGCTGCTGAATAATGACTAAAAGGACCTTATAAAGGGAATTATGATTGGCGTCATATTTCTGTAGGTAGACATGGATCAGCTGAGTGCCAGCTGAGGCGAGTGTGAttaacgtgacctgccagaactaacgctaCGCTCGATTTCAACACAAATTCACAGCTGAGCTGCTGCGCTTCTCCATGCAAACACAGCAGGTGTTTCGTTTATGAATGAATCTCCGTTTTTGAATTAAtctagtgagtcaatgattcaatgacacattcataaagacagtcgcttgcttcattcctgaatgaatcagctgtttaaatTAATCGAATTAACGATTCAGTGacaaagacagtgacttgccaccacctactggcagttttagtttcatttttaaagtatcatTCAGTTAAAATAATTCAATGTTTTCAAggttagtttttgtaatttttcagaAGATGCtcctaacttttttttattaaatacaaaggGTCATTAACAATGCTTACATTATCACATGTGCAGATCCTACACAATGTTAAATAAGATtaatgttattatagattataaaggtttttatacatttacatttgatgcATCTGTAAGGCCATCTAAGAAGGGGTTGTCACCCCCAAAAAGCTAGAGTTCCCCCAGTGAATTATGGCCATTTCCACCACTGATGTTTCCATGTAgtagtttattattatagtttacaaTTACTTTCATAAATAAATGGGAAAGTATTACCCTAACACACTTATAAAACTGTTATAAAACTATTATACAGTTCGGGGTGATACATATAAAGGGATTGTCTTTAGATTTGTGCTGTTCgctgcaattttgtttttaatttttttcattattactttTGTGACTTTCAGGGTGCCTGAGTTTACAGAGTCATCCTACACTTTTTCAGGTGAGAGCTGCTTTTGTAGGTTTCAATGTCTCTGACTGAATGGAAACCAAAAGCTTGTGCCAGTttaacatactgaaaaaaaaacaaagcagtgATGGTATCAAAAGCATTAGGGACAGTCATCAGGGAGTTTCCTGACTGCTTTGGAAAGCTTTTGTGGTCAGACGGTTGTATCTTATTGAGTGTTTTCTTGGTTACTGTTAATCACAAAACAGGTGTAATTATGAGCATACATTGCATGTCTTCAAACCAACAGAATGTGTCTGCTAGTACAGCTATGAGTTTGAATTTTTTATCACATAGAGGACAGAAAGATCTCCCTGCTATCTGAGATAATAGAGGACCAAAGTTTCAgtattctgtcaccatttacacAGCCTCATGTCATTCACCACCCCAATCGCgttcttttcttctgtggaatagaCAAAGACAATTTTGAGTTCAAGttttaaaatttgcattattattattcactgataatcacTGTGGCCAGAATCAGATTATGGATTTAGTGAGAATCAGATCAGTATGATTTGTTAATGTAACGTAAACAGGTTTGTGAAATGGATACGCAGCcccagtcctcattcactttcattatattgaagaGATTGGTCAAGATACGCTTTAAAATtcacttttgtgttccatggaaggaAGGTCATGTGGATTTTTATCTGTTCGATTAAATACACTCCACAACTACGTAATTTGGCATGGACGTGACAGCAGTTGATCATtctgttttcccttttttacaCATGATGAAGTGACGCAGTTGTTGACATCTGGATTTTGCTAGTTCAGCTAAAGTGGAAATCGGTGGTTTTTATGGGAAAAACAGCGTGTTATCCATTACATTTGGATGAAATACAAATAGCACCATGATGTATTATAGTTTGGATTATAGGCTTTCCTATTGAATAGTAAAGTCCGGGGGCATCTGCGCTTTTCCATCCTGTAGGGAGGGCCCTGCCCCACACCAGCACCCCCCAGGACTCCCCCCATAACCCTGCCCCAAAGGACAAACAAACTAGATACATCCTGACAGGCAAGTTTCACTCTAACATGCAAGGCCAGTGTAGGACAGAAACTGCTTCAGGTTTATGAATGttatgcatttgacagattattattagtgctcatccattgtctttttctctttctgtttatTACTGTCTCTCTTTTCATTGCCCTTTTTTCTATCAACAGCTGGGCAAATAAAGGTcaaagaaattattacaggtaAATACGCAATCATTTCAACCATTTGATTTGAAGTGAAATTCTGTTTGTGGAGTTTTTGAAATGCCCTTGCAATCGCCATGTGACTTTGTTGTTTTCATTAGTCATGAACAATGCCAGCATATGACTTCCCTCATTTTTCCTACACAGAGACATCAGTCATCTCCGATGCAGATGATACTGAGTCCTCTTGAATGCTGGGATGCATTCAGTCagtgcatccttgatgaatgCAGACCCCCAGCCGAAATGTGATGAGCCCCATCCTTGTTTCTCCAATAAAGCTGCATTTTGGATGACATCTTGTTTAATTTTTCTCAATATACAATGCTAAGGCATTCTGTATCAGTTTACTGCAAAAATAGGCCTTGTTTGCATAAAACAAATCATATAATTTTGGTATTAGCACagaaaaactcaaaattaatGCCACATTCCTCATTGGAGTCatctgaatgaatgaaactgaaCTTATCAGACTTTTCAACACTACATATAAGAGATAGGACTGTTTAAGATTAAGATTTACTAGAATGAATAGAAGTTTTAATTGTATGAGAGATTACAGTTGAGGTGGTGAACGCATTTGATTTTTTACTTGTTGGGTCTATTAGTTCCCTAAAGGGACATAGTTATGGTAAaaattctttctttaaaatttctaaagctctttcttttaacttagaAACTTTAGTTAAGCATGTTTGTGTAGCACACATTTACATAACAATACAGCGTAGTGCATAAATGCAAATACAGCGTAGTGCAAAAATGGCCCTTAAAAGGACCGggtataccaaaaaaaaaaaaaaattatgttgtttgCTCACTCTttagttgttccaaaccagtatgattttctttcttattctgaacacaaaagaagatatttataaGATagaacagttgacagtagccactgacttccatagcatgGGAAAAAAcattatggaagttaatggctactgtcaacaatcttcttctgtgttcagcaaAAGCAaggaactcatacaggtttgggacaagtggaattttcatttttgggtgaactatcctcaCAAACTTCTATCTTGTAATGTTTGGTCGTTTTGCTTGTGCTTGTTGGATGAAGTAGCTCTTTACCTCAATGATGCTATTGAAAATGTAGTTAAGTAAGTAGTGCTAATTTAGTTACTCCGCAACAACCACCAGAagtagtgaaagtgacgtgacatacagacaagtatagtgacccatactcagaattcgtgctttgcAGTTAACTCAtccatatgcacacacacagcagtgaacacacacaccatgaacacacacccgaagcagtgggcagccatttatgctgcggtgcccggggagcagttgggggttcggtgccttgctcaaggacacctcagtcatggtattgccggcccgagactcgaacccacaaccttagggttaagagccaaactctctaatcactaggccacgacttccccaaaataTGTGACCTTTGTGTGCTTTTAGTTGGTTCTGtattttatagtaatatacactgttagtaatttttatagtaatatacaaTGATGATATAAACTCCTTCAGATGTCTTTTATAGCTGCTGTCAGACAGTTGTTGTTTGAAGATTTAATGTTTGCTCTATCGAGAAAATTGAGGAAGTCACACTTTGTGAAATCACGCatgtcatttgtttttcttctttttttaatttttcactttACCACTGTGTTGCCACATGGCTCATGACACTGTTCAAAACATCATGTGACTTATAATGGAAGCGTTggcactcaaacaaacaaaccccaaACAGTTCAAGCTTACTGTAGATCAAAGagttagaaaaacaaaaagagtggGTGACTAAAACTAACCAAGCATGGCAGGTACAGACAAGGAGCTGGCTAACAACCTAAAATCTTTCTTTCGTCACTGCATATGtcaaataatagtattaaaatgcaattttgcgTTTCTGCAAAGTATAACTTAGTCGTGAATTAATAAACCCTCCAAACTTAAACAACATTCATAAAGGGGTGTGTGATTATAAGTGCTTTGTTCCTCTATATTGCCTTGTGGTCTTAGAATGTCGTGCAAATGCTCACCGCAGAATGTTCTCAGTAGTACAAGGTACTAAATGACAAATGTTTGTCCTCATCTCACGTTGCCAAAACCGTTACTAGAGATGCCATTTTGTCATGCAAACTGACATACCAGGAGGGACACCACCTAAATCAAACGGATTTTCGCATCAGTTTGCACTGATTTAAAGCAAGATGTGGATTGCATCAGCTTCTATTGACACTTAAACAATGCCTGAATCGGTGATTGATCGTTTCAGGTTAGTCAAATAACCTACAGATAAGGAATCTGTAAAAGTTAGCTCTTTTTAGAAGTGTTTAACGCTGAAAGGAAGCAGTCTAACATGAATCACATGCTATCTCCTCAACGGTTTTTCAAGTTTAACCAATCAGGGCTCAAACCACAGTTTGAGGAAGGCCTAAAAACTCAGATAAAGAGATATGTTTGCGTGCATGTGTTTCGTTTGACCTGgtcactgaaaactgaaaaaaaaagaggaacattTAGTGGTTGGGTTGCGTATAGGACACCTATAGAGGCCACTGGGTTTAATTATAGACATGTAGAGAACATCAGCACCCTTTACTTTTTGTTGCATACACCTTGTTTCCATTTTTCCAACCTTTACCTATTCATGTGAATCAATACATCCTAAAAATTATCGCATAAAAGGGCAGTTTTTACCAACACCAGTCTTATCAAATCATGACTGGAAATGAGTGATAAGACGAATTTAGCAATCAGTATTGCATTCTAAATGGCAGCAACAGATCCAAGATAACCTAAAGCTTCATGAAAATGTCTTGAGCCTGACCTTTACGAAAGCACAACCTAAAACTATGTTGTGTATCTATGCTAGGCTTGACAGTTGTTTATTGCAACTTGCActcttttatatttcatatttaattattcaagGGGGAATGTGCTGTACTGTGTCTGACATGAGAAAGAGGAAATGTGTCCTTTAACACAGGATATGGCATAATAGTGCACATAAAAATAAGTGAAGTATATGTCTGGTGAGACAATATTAATGATAAACAGGATGTCTGGGGCACGAAGGTTCACACTTGAGCAAGGAACTAAACGCGCAATGAtaacgtgtaaaaaaaaatctgctttaaagATATCATCTACTAATGTTGTTTGTAATGtttctaaatgtaaattacaATTAGTGAAAGTTAATCACGCTAAAACTTCAAGCGTTATTCATAGCCAGGGTCAAAAGTTTGCATGAATCATCTTTGTTGcacaaaaatattgtcaaaagtTGTGCATGTTGAGCTGTGCATGTCATTGCTCAATTTCGTCAGTTAACGTATGGTCAGAGTTTTACTTGCGCTACAAGAACTGGATCCTGTCATGTCACTGCCAATGTGACTGACCACAGTGACAAACAAACCTTTGAAAAAGGGAAGATAAGGATAGTTACAGGTGCTTCcttgttttttgtatttcttaatTAAGAGAGATGAAAACAAGAGTTCAGTATAGCGaactaaaaatctaataaaactaaaatgaattcagatgtaattttaaatgaatttagatGTATAACAGTGAACAGGAGAGACAGTATACATAAGGCATGCATAAGACATTCACTCTGCATACACAATCTCTCACGTCAGAAAACGCGTCCTCTTGTGAGCGTTTGCAGGCGGCCAGGCGCATGAGgcggcttcttcttcttcttgctttatggtggatcgcagacttataagtgaatttaattattattttttttttttttttttttattggtttatctacaatctcaattaggagtatcaaaggtccatttgagagataggtggtggtaatgcacttataagtctgctatccgccataaagcaagcaagaagaagaagatgcctcacgcTCCTGGCCACCTGCTGCTTAGAACGCTCACAGGAGGAtgcgctcaggagagttctaacagttcggacattgcgtgaatcagaggtaaaaagcgatataaatacttttcagtttcttgcacagaccgatcgttttgtgtctttacacatcaatgtatcgtcacgagccttagggtttaatttggttttgtttgtgtatgttttttttagttttattgtatgttttagccatgattcccatccacttacattataagactgatagactgcaacagtttgagctaaaaatcttggtttgtgttctactgaagaaacaaagtcacctacatcttggatgccctgggggtaagcagataaacatcacatttttatttttgggtgaactatccctttaaggtgctGGTGGAGGAGCTACttaacttctttttcttttcctttctttttttgagTAGCACATTTTATTCGTGGGAGTACAATTATGTATCACCACAGATAAAGCTGCATGATGATATGATACTGAGGAGTGTTTTGACACAGGTGTGTGAACAAGTGCATTACATCTAAAACTCAGTAATTATGATTTTAAGGAACTtccaaacataaattaaaaacaatatagttCCCTCTTTTATGTTGTGCTATGAATAAAAAGGGCTCgtaaacaaacatttctgatctTCTGTGTTTAGAGGTGGGCCTGTGAAGGAGGGAAAAAAGTGTTAGAGTTCACACTCATGTGCGTCACTGTGGTTAAACCTCAAGACCTTAAAAGCTTCTGCAAAACAGACTTTTTCCAGACAGTGTCAAAAACAATGTGAAAGTGATCTTGGTGATCAGGAAGACAGCAGACAGCAGCTAATCTTTATTACTAGTCCTAATTTTTCTCAAAGAACATAGAGTAAGTACTGGCTTTAACTGGCTTTCTGTAACAGGAACATAAACTGATAATGAATTGAGAATTCATagtgtttaatttcatttaaagagAACAAATCCAAAAGTCTGATTATTGATATGCACTGTTTTTGGTTGTGgatatttgtgaatataatatTTAGTGTACTCTGGCATGATAAAAGTGAATCTTTGTAAATAtgagtatttttaatatttctttcttttatttatttttttaagaacagaAAAGATCAACAATGAACATTACCGAGTTTGCGACCCCATTGAATGGGCTGACTTCAGAATATGTAAGTGATATCTGAATATTTACATTAAGTCCATGCTGTCTCATAATGTTTGTATGCATGTTTAACATCAACATGATTGCACTTTAAATACATAGTATCAGGGTTACTAAGAAAACAGCTCAGTAAGACATGCTTTGCTTAATTTAACAGGATTATGAAGAATCTTCCACAACTATCGGTGATTATGAAGGCGGGGAAATATGTGACAGAGCAGCAGTGCGAGAGTTTCGAAGGTACTATGAGCCTGCTCTCTATTGGATAATTGTGATTCTGGGAGCCATTGGCAACACTCTGGTGGTCTGGATATACACACACTTCAAAAACCGCCTGAAGGCGATGACGGACGTTTATCTACTGAACCTGGCTCTGGCCGATTTGTTCTTCCTCTGCACTCTGCCATTCTGGGCCGCTGACTCCATCTACGGTTGGACTTTTGGCTCGAGCCTCTGCAAAATCGTCTCTGCTGTTTACAAAATCAACTTCTTCAGCAGCATGTTTCTACTTACCTGCATCAGCGTCGACCGCTACATAGTGATTGTCCAGACAACCAAAGCGCAGAACTCCAAGAGGGATCGTCTCCTGTACAGCAAACTTATCTGTGTGCTAGTCTGGCTCCTGGCGGCGGTGATGTCCATACCAGAGTTTCTCTTTGCTCGTTCGAAAGGGGATGATCAGGGCAATCACTTCTGTATGATGGTCTACTGGAACAATGAAAACAATCAGACAAAAATACTGGTCCTGGCTCTCCAGATCTGCATGGGCTTCTGCATCCCTCTCATAGTGATGATCTTTTGCTATACCAACATCATCCGCACCTTGCTGAAGACGAGGAACTTCGAAAAGCACAAGGCCCTGCGGGTCATCCTGGCAGTTGTGGCCGTGTTTGTTGTCTCTCAGCTTCCGTACAACGGCATATTGGTCTTTGAAGCCACTCAGGCTGCCAATACAACCATCACAAACTGCAAAGAGGTCCAGCGTCTTGACATTGCCGGCCAAGTTTTGAAGAGTCTCGCTTACATGCACAGCTGCCTAAATCCGTTCCTTTATGCCTTCGTCGGAGTGCGTTTCCGAAAAGATGTCTTTCGACTTTTCCAAAACCTTGGCTGTATTCCAACCCTCAAGAGCTCCAAGTTGCTGCAGGGAAGCTCTCACCGCCCCTCTGTTATGTCTGACACAGAAACCACTAATGCGCTCTCATTGTGATTGGTGTCAGAACACTATCAGTGAGGCTTGCTTATCAAAGGCTTCTGTTTTGCTGCAGGTGCTTACAGCATCTGGGTTTTAAAGCAGAAGTTTGAGGTTCCATAGGAGGACTTTGCATGCTTGGAAACATGCTGTCTGGTGGAGGGTGAAGTAACCTGCTCACCACGATGAAATGGCTGCAGTCTTGAACATTGCATAACAAGAGTTCTCTTTGTTTGACTGGGCcattaaaatgaatgtcaaatCCCGTTCAAATAATTGTGAACTGTATGAACAGTGTTGTGGCAGGGAGAGTGCATGGTTGCTGTTTTGCCCATTTAACTGCTACAATATTTTCCATCTCTTGTTCAGCattaatattttcagttcatATAAATGTTGTATGAGCACTGAATTTCTTCTAAAAGTGTTTGTCttccacaaaaaaagtttataattgttattgtatgaaaatatttttgtctttttgttgctGCAAAAGTATAGCTGTGAATATTTTATACATGATTTAAAGCCTGTTGTGTACATTCAGgagatttgtgtatgttttgcttttgattcacaccaaaaaaaaaaaaaaaaaaaaaatgtatataagtaTTTGCTGCTCATTTTGTAAAATTTCAAACAgtgtattaaatacaaaatgccaaTAAAACCTGATTTATAGGCTTCATAATTGTTCTTTCATAATGCATCAACACATTTTCGCCATTATGCATTGTTATCATTAGGTACAGTATCAGAAAAGCTGTAACTTTTTAACAGAACActttgtcactggggcagtactcACAAAATTAATCTTTGTCCTTATCTACCCCTAAATGGTGTCTTAAGGATACTAATATGCTCACTTTAAGGCTAAATAAGTCATAAAACAACATGTGCCTTTGAGAATTATTTTTCAGTAACAAGATTTCATTTCACACCTTTTTTCTCACCTTGTCTCCAAACATATTTCTGTCAGTATAAAAGTGTGAAtaacaactttaaatgtgatgcTTGCCATTTGAATCTGGCAGACGGCCACAAGTGCGTACGGTGGCTTCAAACGTTGAATATGACGTATACTATCTGTCTGGTTTACTTGCTGTGGGTCTTGTGGGGAGACACACTCACTAGAAAACAGACACGTGCATGAACACACACCGTACACTCAAAAGTACCTTGCATTCAATGGACATACAGGATATGGCACTGAAAAACACATAAACTTCCACATTATATCAATTTATTAGAATTCAAATCGATGATGTGTTGTTTTATACATCTTATCTACTGATTTAAACAAACACTGCTAAATAAAATGGAGTtatggctttttgttttttttactgatttaaaatgtaaaagggATTGCAGTTTCTTTCAGTGTCTTTGCTTTTGAATACATTTGTGCAGTGCAGGCAGGGTCAAATAACCACAAAGCACAAACAAACCTTAAATCTGTCTGCATGCTCTACTCTCGACAGGAAGTGGCAGTGGCAGAAAGCCAACGTATGTTCTTTCCAGTGTGTGCGGGTACATGTGACTGAGGCTGGCTTGTCAATCGCCGATAAATCTGCAGTTAAACATATCACttaaaaaactaaagtaaaaaaagtataaacactACAATCACACAGTGAcgtatcaaatatattaatattttggtcTTAAAATCCCTTTTTAGACTCCCCCTAGTGACGAACATGCTGATTTTTCCAAGCATTAAacgtttaaaatgttaaacatgtttttaaaaaaagtttaaaaaaagagtaatagGCCTATACCGAGTCGTCTTCCAGTGTTTAGAATTATCCAGGCACACAGATGATACAGCTAACACTATACACGTGGAATAAAAGCCCGAAAAAAATGGattcattgcattttttgtttttattttaaacaaacctTATTTTCCCGTATACCATTCACTCACAGTTGCTGATGGATGTAGCCTACATAGCAGCTCCACAGATGACTGCTCAGCAATGAATGGATGGAGGCTGACGACAGCAGAGCGGGCGGCGTGAAGGGTTGCCATGGTTTCAGCGTGCAATTATTCGCATGTGCTTTCATTCTTTACAGATATGATTACATTTGACGACATGTTCGCTCATCAAAATTTAGCGACCGTCGGGAACTTAGACGACGAAGAAAGAAGAGCACCTGGAAGAACATTCCACATGTTCTTATTTAGTCGAAATGATCTATGATTTTTCTATGGAAAGCACGAAGGATGAAATCAGCTGGAAGT is a genomic window of Cyprinus carpio isolate SPL01 chromosome B2, ASM1834038v1, whole genome shotgun sequence containing:
- the ccr9a gene encoding C-C chemokine receptor type 9a, coding for MNITEFATPLNGLTSEYDYEESSTTIGDYEGGEICDRAAVREFRRYYEPALYWIIVILGAIGNTLVVWIYTHFKNRLKAMTDVYLLNLALADLFFLCTLPFWAADSIYGWTFGSSLCKIVSAVYKINFFSSMFLLTCISVDRYIVIVQTTKAQNSKRDRLLYSKLICVLVWLLAAVMSIPEFLFARSKGDDQGNHFCMMVYWNNENNQTKILVLALQICMGFCIPLIVMIFCYTNIIRTLLKTRNFEKHKALRVILAVVAVFVVSQLPYNGILVFEATQAANTTITNCKEVQRLDIAGQVLKSLAYMHSCLNPFLYAFVGVRFRKDVFRLFQNLGCIPTLKSSKLLQGSSHRPSVMSDTETTNALSL